One part of the Arabidopsis thaliana chromosome 4, partial sequence genome encodes these proteins:
- a CDS encoding homer protein (unknown protein; FUNCTIONS IN: molecular_function unknown; INVOLVED IN: biological_process unknown; LOCATED IN: chloroplast; EXPRESSED IN: 23 plant structures; EXPRESSED DURING: 13 growth stages; Has 144 Blast hits to 142 proteins in 73 species: Archae - 3; Bacteria - 62; Metazoa - 7; Fungi - 13; Plants - 44; Viruses - 0; Other Eukaryotes - 15 (source: NCBI BLink).), which translates to MQSLSLQSLPWKPNSVTLPEINLLNPKQLTASSSQYRRTRNWRIRSSSEDNVAISSDGGDLKNSLSGIVGNQVEELLSREENKGLLDGLEKASLRVEIAKRELEDIERQEIEAKLLQDYINQLESRAAEIAECQQEIDAARSMVEEAERSLSLADNSTIGSSEKGYSIDKDKERLESAKAAVIAAAVGTIAELPFALSQVASMEQLVLPLGIAFASCALFGVTFRYAVRRDLDDNHLKSGAVAAFGFVKGLGMLSRGPPLELSWESLFSHGIDGAVLVSQSVLIFAFASIGLDFCFKMKLLRPFPSSD; encoded by the exons atgCAATCTTTATCTCTGCAATCGCTTCCATGGAAACCAAATTCAGTGACTTTACCTGAAATTAATCTTTTGAATCCCAAGCAATTGACTGCCTCGAGTTCTCAGTATCGTAGAACTCGAAACTGGAGAATTAGAAGTTCGTCGGAAGATAATGTAGCAATTTCGAGTGACGGCGGAGATTTGAAGAATTCTCTGTCCGGTATTGTGGGAAATCAAGTGGAGGAGCTATTGAGCAGAGAAGAGAACAAAGGTTTGCTTGATGGTCTGGAAAAAGCTTCGTTGAGAGTGGAGATTGCGAAGAGAGAGCTCGAAGATATAGAGAGACAAGAAATTGAGGCGAAATTGCTACAGGATTATATTAATCAGCTCGAATCAAGAGCCGCAGAG ATTGCAGAATGCCAGCAGGAGATTGACGCAGCAAGATCAATGGTTGAGGAAGCAGAACGCTCCTTGTCATTAGCAGATAACTCGACAATTGGAAGTTCGGAGAAAGGTTATTCGATTGATAAAGACAAGGAGAGGTTAGAATCTGCAAAAGCGGCAGTGATCGCAGCTGCGGTTGGGACCATTGCGGAACTCCCATTTGCTCTTTCTCAAGTCGCAAGCATGGAGCAGCTTGTTCTGCCCCTGGGAATAGCGTTTGCAAGCTGTGCATTGTTTGGAGTCACATTCAGGTATGCAGTCAGAAGAGACTTGGATGATAATCATCTCAAATCCGGAGCCGTTGCAGCTTTTGGGTTTGTTAAAG GACTTGGTATGTTGAGCAGAGGACCGCCATTGGAGCTGAGCTGGGAAAGCTTGTTTTCACATGGGATAGACGGCGCCGTTTTGGTGTCTCAGAGCGTCTTGATATTTGCGTTTGCGTCCATAGGTTTGGACTTCTGTTTCAAGATGAAGCTCTTAAGACCATTTCCTAGCTCTGACTAG
- a CDS encoding Protein kinase superfamily protein, translating to MGFRLVLEAVLKRRKKMVGGGGGSSGRGGGSGSGSSKQQRGFSMNPKDYKLMEEIGHGASAVVYRAIYLPTNEVVAIKCLDLDRCNSNLDDIRRESQTMSLIDHPNVIKSFCSFSVDHSLWVVMPFMAQGSCLHLMKTAYSDGFEESAICCVLKETLKALDYLHRQGHIHRDVKAGNILLDDNGEIKLGDFGVSACLFDNGDRQRARNTFVGTPCWMAPEVLQPGNGYNSKADIWSFGITALELAHGHAPFSKYPPMKVLLMTIQNAPPGLDYDRDKKFSKSFKEMVAMCLVKDQTKRPTAEKLLKHSCFKHTKPPEQTVKILFSDLPPLWTRVKSLQDKDAQQLALKRMATADEEAISQSEYQRGVSAWNFDVRDLKTQASLLIDDDDLEESKEDEEILCAQFNKVNDREQVFDSLQLYENMNGKEKVSNTEVEEPTCKEKFTFVTTTSSLERMSPNSEHDIPEAKVKPLRRQSQSGPLTSRTVLSHSASEKSHIFERSESEPQTAPTVRRAPSFSGPLNLSTRASSNSLSAPIKYSGGFRDSLDDKSKANLVQKGRFSVTSGNVDLAKDVPLSIVPRRSPQPTAQPQTIKEHSSHPTSSSPIMPQLQHLFQQNSIQQDLIMNLLNSLQPVEATEGSQSGKLPPLPRSDSNGNVEPVASERERLLLSSISDLRARLDDLTEELDIEKSKYSQLQQKLKAFTGREH from the exons ATGGGGTTTCGACTTGTTCTCGA GGCGGTTTTAAAGCGACGGAAGAAGATGgtgggaggaggaggaggtagTAGTGGTCGTGGTGGTGGTAGTGGTAGTGGTAGTAGTAAGCAGCAGAGAGGTTTCTCTATGAATCCTAAAGACTATAAGCTAATGGAAGAAATAGGCCATGGAGCTAGCGCTGTTGTCTATCGAGCGATCTATCTCCCTACTAATGAAGTCGTCGCCATCAAGTGTTTGGATCTCGATCGCTGCAATAGCAATCTG GATGATATTAGGAGGGAATCTCAGACTATGAGTTTGATAGACCATCCCAACGTTATAAAGTCGTTTTGTTCATTCTCTGTCGACCATAGTCTTTGGGTTGTTATGCCATTCATGGCTCAAGGTTCGTGTTTGCATCTTATGAAGACTGCGTATTCAGACGGATTTGAAGAGTCTGCTATATGTTGTGTATTAAAAGAAACTCTTAAAGCTCTTGATTATCTTCATAGACAAGGCCATATCCATCGGGATGTTAAG GCTGGAAACATACTTCTTGATGACAATGGTGAGATTAAGCTTGGCGATTTTGGTGTCTCTGCTTGCTTGTTTGATAACGGTGATAGGCAACGTGCTAGAAACACATTTGTTGGTACTCCTTGCTG GATGGCACCGGAAGTTTTGCAGCCGGGAAATGGATACAATTCCAA GGCTGATATCTGGTCATTTGGTATAACAGCACTTGAATTGGCCCATGGTCATGCACCTTTCTCAAAATATCCTCCCATGAAG GTGCTCCTAATGACTATTCAAAACGCACCTCCTGGCCTTGATTATGACCGTGATAAGAAATTTTCTAAG TCCTTTAAAGAAATGGTTGCAATGTGTTTGGtgaaagatcaaacaaaaaggccAACTGCTGAAAAACTGCTGAAGCACTCCTGTTTCAAACACACGAAGCCTCCAGAGCAAActgtgaaaattttattttccgaTTTACCACCTCTTTGGACACGTGTAAAATCTCTTCAG GATAAGGATGCTCAACAGCTTGCATTAAAGAGAATGGCCACTGCTGACGAGGAAGCTATATCACAG AGCGAATACCAAAGAGGAGTGAGCGCTTGGAACTTTGACGTCAGAGACTTGAAAACACAAGCATCTTTG ttaattgatgatgatgatctagAAGAGAgtaaggaagatgaagaaatattATGTGCACAGTTTAATAAG GTGAATGACAGAGAGCAAGTATTTGATAGTCTGCAACTATATGAAAACATGAAcggaaaagaaaaggtttcCAATACTGAGGTGGAAGAACCAACCTGCAAAGAGAAATTCACTTTCGTTACAACTACTTCTTCTTTAGAACGAATGTCACCAAATTCAGAGCATGACATTCCCGAGGCCAAGGTTAAGCCATTAAGACGCCAAAGTCAGAGTGGACCACTTACAAGCAGGACTGTATTAAGCCACTCGGCTTCAGAGAAAAGTCATATCTTTGAAAG ATCCGAGAGTGAACCGCAGACGGCACCAACAGTCCGAAGAGCACCCAGCTTTAGTGGTCCTTTGAATCTTTCAACCCGTGCTTCTTCAAACAGTTTGTCTGCTCCCATCAAATACTCAGGAG GATTCCGTGATTCTCTGGATGATAAGTCAAAGGCTAATCTGGTTCAGAAAGGACGATTTTCAGTAACATCAGGAAATGTAGATCTTGCGAAG GATGTTCCATTAAGTATAGTCCCTCGTCGATCTCCACAG CCAACAGCTCAGCCTCAGACGATCAAGGAGCATAGTAGCCATCCTACGTCTTCCTCACCCATCATGCCTCAACTTCAACATCTATTCCAGCAAAACTCAATACAACAG GATCTTATTATGAATTTACTAAATAGCTTACAACCCGTGGAGGCAACAGAAG GTTCTCAATCTGGGAAGTTACCACCTTTGCCTCGCTCAGACAGTAATGGAAAC GTTGAACCTGTGGCTTCAGAGAGGGAGAGGTTACTTCTTAGCAGTATCTCCGACCTCCGTGCTAG GCTGGACGACTTAACGGAGGAACTCGAtatagagaaatcaaaatacagCCAA CTGCAACAGAAATTGAAAGCATTCACGGGTCGCGAACACTAA
- a CDS encoding Protein kinase superfamily protein — protein sequence MGFRLVLEAVLKRRKKMVGGGGGSSGRGGGSGSGSSKQQRGFSMNPKDYKLMEEIGHGASAVVYRAIYLPTNEVVAIKCLDLDRCNSNLDDIRRESQTMSLIDHPNVIKSFCSFSVDHSLWVVMPFMAQGSCLHLMKTAYSDGFEESAICCVLKETLKALDYLHRQGHIHRDVKAGNILLDDNGEIKLGDFGVSACLFDNGDRQRARNTFVGTPCWMAPEVLQPGNGYNSKADIWSFGITALELAHGHAPFSKYPPMKVLLMTIQNAPPGLDYDRDKKFSKSFKEMVAMCLVKDQTKRPTAEKLLKHSCFKHTKPPEQTVKILFSDLPPLWTRVKSLQDKDAQQLALKRMATADEEAISQSEYQRGVSAWNFDVRDLKTQASLLIDDDDLEESKEDEEILCAQFNKVNDREQVFDSLQLYENMNGKEKVSNTEVEEPTCKEKFTFVTTTSSLERMSPNSEHDIPEAKVKPLRRQSQSGPLTSRTVLSHSASEKSHIFERSESEPQTAPTVRRAPSFSGPLNLSTRASSNSLSAPIKYSGGFRDSLDDKSKANLVQKGRFSVTSGNVDLAKDVPLSIVPRRSPQATPLRKSASVGNWILEPKMPTAQPQTIKEHSSHPTSSSPIMPQLQHLFQQNSIQQDLIMNLLNSLQPVEATEGSQSGKLPPLPRSDSNGNVEPVASERERLLLSSISDLRARLDDLTEELDIEKSKYSQLQQKLKAFTGREH from the exons ATGGGGTTTCGACTTGTTCTCGA GGCGGTTTTAAAGCGACGGAAGAAGATGgtgggaggaggaggaggtagTAGTGGTCGTGGTGGTGGTAGTGGTAGTGGTAGTAGTAAGCAGCAGAGAGGTTTCTCTATGAATCCTAAAGACTATAAGCTAATGGAAGAAATAGGCCATGGAGCTAGCGCTGTTGTCTATCGAGCGATCTATCTCCCTACTAATGAAGTCGTCGCCATCAAGTGTTTGGATCTCGATCGCTGCAATAGCAATCTG GATGATATTAGGAGGGAATCTCAGACTATGAGTTTGATAGACCATCCCAACGTTATAAAGTCGTTTTGTTCATTCTCTGTCGACCATAGTCTTTGGGTTGTTATGCCATTCATGGCTCAAGGTTCGTGTTTGCATCTTATGAAGACTGCGTATTCAGACGGATTTGAAGAGTCTGCTATATGTTGTGTATTAAAAGAAACTCTTAAAGCTCTTGATTATCTTCATAGACAAGGCCATATCCATCGGGATGTTAAG GCTGGAAACATACTTCTTGATGACAATGGTGAGATTAAGCTTGGCGATTTTGGTGTCTCTGCTTGCTTGTTTGATAACGGTGATAGGCAACGTGCTAGAAACACATTTGTTGGTACTCCTTGCTG GATGGCACCGGAAGTTTTGCAGCCGGGAAATGGATACAATTCCAA GGCTGATATCTGGTCATTTGGTATAACAGCACTTGAATTGGCCCATGGTCATGCACCTTTCTCAAAATATCCTCCCATGAAG GTGCTCCTAATGACTATTCAAAACGCACCTCCTGGCCTTGATTATGACCGTGATAAGAAATTTTCTAAG TCCTTTAAAGAAATGGTTGCAATGTGTTTGGtgaaagatcaaacaaaaaggccAACTGCTGAAAAACTGCTGAAGCACTCCTGTTTCAAACACACGAAGCCTCCAGAGCAAActgtgaaaattttattttccgaTTTACCACCTCTTTGGACACGTGTAAAATCTCTTCAG GATAAGGATGCTCAACAGCTTGCATTAAAGAGAATGGCCACTGCTGACGAGGAAGCTATATCACAG AGCGAATACCAAAGAGGAGTGAGCGCTTGGAACTTTGACGTCAGAGACTTGAAAACACAAGCATCTTTG ttaattgatgatgatgatctagAAGAGAgtaaggaagatgaagaaatattATGTGCACAGTTTAATAAG GTGAATGACAGAGAGCAAGTATTTGATAGTCTGCAACTATATGAAAACATGAAcggaaaagaaaaggtttcCAATACTGAGGTGGAAGAACCAACCTGCAAAGAGAAATTCACTTTCGTTACAACTACTTCTTCTTTAGAACGAATGTCACCAAATTCAGAGCATGACATTCCCGAGGCCAAGGTTAAGCCATTAAGACGCCAAAGTCAGAGTGGACCACTTACAAGCAGGACTGTATTAAGCCACTCGGCTTCAGAGAAAAGTCATATCTTTGAAAG ATCCGAGAGTGAACCGCAGACGGCACCAACAGTCCGAAGAGCACCCAGCTTTAGTGGTCCTTTGAATCTTTCAACCCGTGCTTCTTCAAACAGTTTGTCTGCTCCCATCAAATACTCAGGAG GATTCCGTGATTCTCTGGATGATAAGTCAAAGGCTAATCTGGTTCAGAAAGGACGATTTTCAGTAACATCAGGAAATGTAGATCTTGCGAAG GATGTTCCATTAAGTATAGTCCCTCGTCGATCTCCACAG GCGACCCCCCTGAGAAAATCTGCAAGTGTGGGTAACTGGATACTTGAGCCCAAAATG CCAACAGCTCAGCCTCAGACGATCAAGGAGCATAGTAGCCATCCTACGTCTTCCTCACCCATCATGCCTCAACTTCAACATCTATTCCAGCAAAACTCAATACAACAG GATCTTATTATGAATTTACTAAATAGCTTACAACCCGTGGAGGCAACAGAAG GTTCTCAATCTGGGAAGTTACCACCTTTGCCTCGCTCAGACAGTAATGGAAAC GTTGAACCTGTGGCTTCAGAGAGGGAGAGGTTACTTCTTAGCAGTATCTCCGACCTCCGTGCTAG GCTGGACGACTTAACGGAGGAACTCGAtatagagaaatcaaaatacagCCAA CTGCAACAGAAATTGAAAGCATTCACGGGTCGCGAACACTAA
- a CDS encoding Protein kinase superfamily protein: MVGGGGGSSGRGGGSGSGSSKQQRGFSMNPKDYKLMEEIGHGASAVVYRAIYLPTNEVVAIKCLDLDRCNSNLDDIRRESQTMSLIDHPNVIKSFCSFSVDHSLWVVMPFMAQGSCLHLMKTAYSDGFEESAICCVLKETLKALDYLHRQGHIHRDVKAGNILLDDNGEIKLGDFGVSACLFDNGDRQRARNTFVGTPCWMAPEVLQPGNGYNSKADIWSFGITALELAHGHAPFSKYPPMKVLLMTIQNAPPGLDYDRDKKFSKSFKEMVAMCLVKDQTKRPTAEKLLKHSCFKHTKPPEQTVKILFSDLPPLWTRVKSLQDKDAQQLALKRMATADEEAISQSEYQRGVSAWNFDVRDLKTQASLLIDDDDLEESKEDEEILCAQFNKVNDREQVFDSLQLYENMNGKEKVSNTEVEEPTCKEKFTFVTTTSSLERMSPNSEHDIPEAKVKPLRRQSQSGPLTSRTVLSHSASEKSHIFERSESEPQTAPTVRRAPSFSGPLNLSTRASSNSLSAPIKYSGGFRDSLDDKSKANLVQKGRFSVTSGNVDLAKDVPLSIVPRRSPQPTAQPQTIKEHSSHPTSSSPIMPQLQHLFQQNSIQQDLIMNLLNSLQPVEATEGSQSGKLPPLPRSDSNGNVEPVASERERLLLSSISDLRARLDDLTEELDIEKSKYSQLQQKLKAFTGREH, encoded by the exons ATGgtgggaggaggaggaggtagTAGTGGTCGTGGTGGTGGTAGTGGTAGTGGTAGTAGTAAGCAGCAGAGAGGTTTCTCTATGAATCCTAAAGACTATAAGCTAATGGAAGAAATAGGCCATGGAGCTAGCGCTGTTGTCTATCGAGCGATCTATCTCCCTACTAATGAAGTCGTCGCCATCAAGTGTTTGGATCTCGATCGCTGCAATAGCAATCTG GATGATATTAGGAGGGAATCTCAGACTATGAGTTTGATAGACCATCCCAACGTTATAAAGTCGTTTTGTTCATTCTCTGTCGACCATAGTCTTTGGGTTGTTATGCCATTCATGGCTCAAGGTTCGTGTTTGCATCTTATGAAGACTGCGTATTCAGACGGATTTGAAGAGTCTGCTATATGTTGTGTATTAAAAGAAACTCTTAAAGCTCTTGATTATCTTCATAGACAAGGCCATATCCATCGGGATGTTAAG GCTGGAAACATACTTCTTGATGACAATGGTGAGATTAAGCTTGGCGATTTTGGTGTCTCTGCTTGCTTGTTTGATAACGGTGATAGGCAACGTGCTAGAAACACATTTGTTGGTACTCCTTGCTG GATGGCACCGGAAGTTTTGCAGCCGGGAAATGGATACAATTCCAA GGCTGATATCTGGTCATTTGGTATAACAGCACTTGAATTGGCCCATGGTCATGCACCTTTCTCAAAATATCCTCCCATGAAG GTGCTCCTAATGACTATTCAAAACGCACCTCCTGGCCTTGATTATGACCGTGATAAGAAATTTTCTAAG TCCTTTAAAGAAATGGTTGCAATGTGTTTGGtgaaagatcaaacaaaaaggccAACTGCTGAAAAACTGCTGAAGCACTCCTGTTTCAAACACACGAAGCCTCCAGAGCAAActgtgaaaattttattttccgaTTTACCACCTCTTTGGACACGTGTAAAATCTCTTCAG GATAAGGATGCTCAACAGCTTGCATTAAAGAGAATGGCCACTGCTGACGAGGAAGCTATATCACAG AGCGAATACCAAAGAGGAGTGAGCGCTTGGAACTTTGACGTCAGAGACTTGAAAACACAAGCATCTTTG ttaattgatgatgatgatctagAAGAGAgtaaggaagatgaagaaatattATGTGCACAGTTTAATAAG GTGAATGACAGAGAGCAAGTATTTGATAGTCTGCAACTATATGAAAACATGAAcggaaaagaaaaggtttcCAATACTGAGGTGGAAGAACCAACCTGCAAAGAGAAATTCACTTTCGTTACAACTACTTCTTCTTTAGAACGAATGTCACCAAATTCAGAGCATGACATTCCCGAGGCCAAGGTTAAGCCATTAAGACGCCAAAGTCAGAGTGGACCACTTACAAGCAGGACTGTATTAAGCCACTCGGCTTCAGAGAAAAGTCATATCTTTGAAAG ATCCGAGAGTGAACCGCAGACGGCACCAACAGTCCGAAGAGCACCCAGCTTTAGTGGTCCTTTGAATCTTTCAACCCGTGCTTCTTCAAACAGTTTGTCTGCTCCCATCAAATACTCAGGAG GATTCCGTGATTCTCTGGATGATAAGTCAAAGGCTAATCTGGTTCAGAAAGGACGATTTTCAGTAACATCAGGAAATGTAGATCTTGCGAAG GATGTTCCATTAAGTATAGTCCCTCGTCGATCTCCACAG CCAACAGCTCAGCCTCAGACGATCAAGGAGCATAGTAGCCATCCTACGTCTTCCTCACCCATCATGCCTCAACTTCAACATCTATTCCAGCAAAACTCAATACAACAG GATCTTATTATGAATTTACTAAATAGCTTACAACCCGTGGAGGCAACAGAAG GTTCTCAATCTGGGAAGTTACCACCTTTGCCTCGCTCAGACAGTAATGGAAAC GTTGAACCTGTGGCTTCAGAGAGGGAGAGGTTACTTCTTAGCAGTATCTCCGACCTCCGTGCTAG GCTGGACGACTTAACGGAGGAACTCGAtatagagaaatcaaaatacagCCAA CTGCAACAGAAATTGAAAGCATTCACGGGTCGCGAACACTAA
- a CDS encoding Protein kinase superfamily protein (Protein kinase superfamily protein; FUNCTIONS IN: protein serine/threonine kinase activity, protein kinase activity, kinase activity, ATP binding; INVOLVED IN: protein amino acid phosphorylation; LOCATED IN: plasma membrane; EXPRESSED IN: cultured cell; CONTAINS InterPro DOMAIN/s: Protein kinase, ATP binding site (InterPro:IPR017441), Protein kinase, catalytic domain (InterPro:IPR000719), Serine/threonine-protein kinase domain (InterPro:IPR002290), Serine/threonine-protein kinase-like domain (InterPro:IPR017442), Protein kinase-like domain (InterPro:IPR011009); BEST Arabidopsis thaliana protein match is: Protein kinase superfamily protein (TAIR:AT4G10730.1); Has 125358 Blast hits to 123605 proteins in 4454 species: Archae - 114; Bacteria - 14309; Metazoa - 46798; Fungi - 12057; Plants - 31507; Viruses - 632; Other Eukaryotes - 19941 (source: NCBI BLink).) produces the protein MVGGGGGSSGRGGGSGSGSSKQQRGFSMNPKDYKLMEEIGHGASAVVYRAIYLPTNEVVAIKCLDLDRCNSNLDDIRRESQTMSLIDHPNVIKSFCSFSVDHSLWVVMPFMAQGSCLHLMKTAYSDGFEESAICCVLKETLKALDYLHRQGHIHRDVKAGNILLDDNGEIKLGDFGVSACLFDNGDRQRARNTFVGTPCWMAPEVLQPGNGYNSKADIWSFGITALELAHGHAPFSKYPPMKVLLMTIQNAPPGLDYDRDKKFSKSFKEMVAMCLVKDQTKRPTAEKLLKHSCFKHTKPPEQTVKILFSDLPPLWTRVKSLQDKDAQQLALKRMATADEEAISQSEYQRGVSAWNFDVRDLKTQASLLIDDDDLEESKEDEEILCAQFNKVNDREQVFDSLQLYENMNGKEKVSNTEVEEPTCKEKFTFVTTTSSLERMSPNSEHDIPEAKVKPLRRQSQSGPLTSRTVLSHSASEKSHIFERSESEPQTAPTVRRAPSFSGPLNLSTRASSNSLSAPIKYSGGFRDSLDDKSKANLVQKGRFSVTSGNVDLAKDVPLSIVPRRSPQATPLRKSASVGNWILEPKMPTAQPQTIKEHSSHPTSSSPIMPQLQHLFQQNSIQQDLIMNLLNSLQPVEATEGSQSGKLPPLPRSDSNGNVEPVASERERLLLSSISDLRARLDDLTEELDIEKSKYSQLQQKLKAFTGREH, from the exons ATGgtgggaggaggaggaggtagTAGTGGTCGTGGTGGTGGTAGTGGTAGTGGTAGTAGTAAGCAGCAGAGAGGTTTCTCTATGAATCCTAAAGACTATAAGCTAATGGAAGAAATAGGCCATGGAGCTAGCGCTGTTGTCTATCGAGCGATCTATCTCCCTACTAATGAAGTCGTCGCCATCAAGTGTTTGGATCTCGATCGCTGCAATAGCAATCTG GATGATATTAGGAGGGAATCTCAGACTATGAGTTTGATAGACCATCCCAACGTTATAAAGTCGTTTTGTTCATTCTCTGTCGACCATAGTCTTTGGGTTGTTATGCCATTCATGGCTCAAGGTTCGTGTTTGCATCTTATGAAGACTGCGTATTCAGACGGATTTGAAGAGTCTGCTATATGTTGTGTATTAAAAGAAACTCTTAAAGCTCTTGATTATCTTCATAGACAAGGCCATATCCATCGGGATGTTAAG GCTGGAAACATACTTCTTGATGACAATGGTGAGATTAAGCTTGGCGATTTTGGTGTCTCTGCTTGCTTGTTTGATAACGGTGATAGGCAACGTGCTAGAAACACATTTGTTGGTACTCCTTGCTG GATGGCACCGGAAGTTTTGCAGCCGGGAAATGGATACAATTCCAA GGCTGATATCTGGTCATTTGGTATAACAGCACTTGAATTGGCCCATGGTCATGCACCTTTCTCAAAATATCCTCCCATGAAG GTGCTCCTAATGACTATTCAAAACGCACCTCCTGGCCTTGATTATGACCGTGATAAGAAATTTTCTAAG TCCTTTAAAGAAATGGTTGCAATGTGTTTGGtgaaagatcaaacaaaaaggccAACTGCTGAAAAACTGCTGAAGCACTCCTGTTTCAAACACACGAAGCCTCCAGAGCAAActgtgaaaattttattttccgaTTTACCACCTCTTTGGACACGTGTAAAATCTCTTCAG GATAAGGATGCTCAACAGCTTGCATTAAAGAGAATGGCCACTGCTGACGAGGAAGCTATATCACAG AGCGAATACCAAAGAGGAGTGAGCGCTTGGAACTTTGACGTCAGAGACTTGAAAACACAAGCATCTTTG ttaattgatgatgatgatctagAAGAGAgtaaggaagatgaagaaatattATGTGCACAGTTTAATAAG GTGAATGACAGAGAGCAAGTATTTGATAGTCTGCAACTATATGAAAACATGAAcggaaaagaaaaggtttcCAATACTGAGGTGGAAGAACCAACCTGCAAAGAGAAATTCACTTTCGTTACAACTACTTCTTCTTTAGAACGAATGTCACCAAATTCAGAGCATGACATTCCCGAGGCCAAGGTTAAGCCATTAAGACGCCAAAGTCAGAGTGGACCACTTACAAGCAGGACTGTATTAAGCCACTCGGCTTCAGAGAAAAGTCATATCTTTGAAAG ATCCGAGAGTGAACCGCAGACGGCACCAACAGTCCGAAGAGCACCCAGCTTTAGTGGTCCTTTGAATCTTTCAACCCGTGCTTCTTCAAACAGTTTGTCTGCTCCCATCAAATACTCAGGAG GATTCCGTGATTCTCTGGATGATAAGTCAAAGGCTAATCTGGTTCAGAAAGGACGATTTTCAGTAACATCAGGAAATGTAGATCTTGCGAAG GATGTTCCATTAAGTATAGTCCCTCGTCGATCTCCACAG GCGACCCCCCTGAGAAAATCTGCAAGTGTGGGTAACTGGATACTTGAGCCCAAAATG CCAACAGCTCAGCCTCAGACGATCAAGGAGCATAGTAGCCATCCTACGTCTTCCTCACCCATCATGCCTCAACTTCAACATCTATTCCAGCAAAACTCAATACAACAG GATCTTATTATGAATTTACTAAATAGCTTACAACCCGTGGAGGCAACAGAAG GTTCTCAATCTGGGAAGTTACCACCTTTGCCTCGCTCAGACAGTAATGGAAAC GTTGAACCTGTGGCTTCAGAGAGGGAGAGGTTACTTCTTAGCAGTATCTCCGACCTCCGTGCTAG GCTGGACGACTTAACGGAGGAACTCGAtatagagaaatcaaaatacagCCAA CTGCAACAGAAATTGAAAGCATTCACGGGTCGCGAACACTAA